In Streptomyces sp. NBC_01439, the following are encoded in one genomic region:
- a CDS encoding DUF3320 domain-containing protein, with protein sequence MRAVLGGWRESLIDLGGRNRLLNFRHTRSSTLEITAPSAGPLLAQLDRGWDFAPVEDAEDAERFGEGPSGVTLDKAPRGSARARSAGGILTQKQTQQALDSALRQLRQKSNQTFNDFGLWVLWVGVGMLDWREEGAHESSSAPLVLVPVQLVRDRTGKIRLQEAEEQDAVHNPALAVKLAQLGVDWTPVADTDCLDAAAVLARARTAAAGQTGWVVRDSVVLSMFAAHKEAMYQDLKENEAAILASPLIRAIGLGPDSGLPDDVIGFDPPAIERIDEVQLPERTPLVLDADASQRQCIAAAMANRSFVMSGPPGTGKSQTITNMIAALMHSGRTVLFVSEKAAALDVVRNRLTDVGLGDFVLALHSSDTSKKAVAQELDRALTTEVRASGAAEHELDEARRLREELSAYAAAMNEERQPLGRTLHDVLGRLALLGQQEVPQLTLTSGVAAVTDTLSAAALHEVLAAARSVARSWRPVAEGDSFAWWGLRDPEATGGGSATTALAAADDALQSLRAAAEHRPLAADTPLPKTVRDVRRIADGLRAGLPVRTSGSTNAPFEDHSPVIAQLAEGFGLGAPRDIGSLLALFELIDLEGAEHRPLPHWFDAANLRQAQAAAEQLKAALDEEDVARGAAQDVFGPQVLTYGALADLVRRFAEDHHGLTARFKGQYRADREAATALTVTGAWDKRLPGRLAEALAWQQARDRVLLLTEEHRELLGPYLPGGADGFAALDEALANAARIAELTAESNERGAVSDRLAHGADTEHGYAGLQVQAVRGALADWCDAVDLRAARWTETSARLAAMFEDGRRLKLLPALGGTLEEAARALAVLAADPSGPGEWQTYRSALSVLRGRGLDDLVSRAAERGIDAEDFPPVVERALLQLWADTLLAADGRLRTARAAELDARVRSFREADRMLVAAASGAVIASCNSRKPKAFGAGGASLIRREAEKKTRHLAVRELLGKAREVVQAVKPCFMMNPLSVSQYLPADYRFDVVIFDEASQVRPGDAVNCVYRGRSLVVAGDEKQLPPTSFFDSAVGDEGDEYDEELPDAFESLLHACKAGAMRELALRWHYRSRHEDLIAFSNRSFYGNSMVTFPGALERGPDIGVEFFKADGCYDRGGRRDNRREAEAVAQRVLHHFDTRPGRSLGVVALSQAQATAIDECVQQARLARPDLDHCFTEDRLDGFFVKNLESVQGDERDVMIMSLGYGPDERGVLGLNFGPINKEGGWRRLNVAVTRARFRVEVVASFHGSQLKDGPNESVQHLKRYLEYAENGPAVLARDTVVADAEPDSPFEESVLAVLRDWGYEVQPQVGVAGYRIDLGLRHPAAQGSFALGIECDGAMYHSSRAARDRDRLRQQVLEGLGWTLHRIWGTDWYRNRPEAERRLKEAVDAAVAIDPFARPEAVRVPQGGTLGAEATPAVTAPAETRIPVPRPEPERIFLVDRAPVRDWSTRYVLAEVRVDAWAVPEFHTPEARPVLRRVLAQIIEVEGPIHQDLLVQRAREAWGLGKSGRRMVENAQQVLEALVRAGIAEYESGFADVVGRQLRGARTPLDDQPRKIAHVSPAERQLAMRELALECPGMTTEELLQQTRELFGWKRMGSDIRSALEADVRDLLTGGGLTGTPDRLVATR encoded by the coding sequence TTGAGGGCCGTACTGGGTGGCTGGCGCGAGTCGCTCATCGACCTGGGCGGCCGCAACCGGCTGCTGAACTTCCGCCACACCAGGTCCTCCACGTTGGAGATCACCGCGCCCAGCGCCGGCCCCCTGTTGGCGCAGTTGGACCGCGGGTGGGACTTCGCTCCCGTCGAGGACGCCGAGGACGCCGAGCGGTTCGGGGAAGGGCCGTCCGGCGTCACCCTGGACAAGGCGCCGCGGGGGTCGGCCCGAGCCCGGTCGGCGGGCGGGATCCTCACGCAGAAGCAGACCCAGCAGGCCCTGGACAGTGCCCTGCGGCAGCTGCGCCAGAAGTCGAACCAGACCTTCAACGACTTCGGGCTGTGGGTGCTCTGGGTCGGCGTCGGAATGCTCGACTGGCGTGAAGAGGGAGCCCACGAGAGCAGCTCGGCGCCCCTCGTGCTGGTCCCGGTGCAGCTCGTGCGCGACCGGACGGGCAAGATCCGGCTGCAGGAAGCCGAGGAGCAGGACGCGGTGCACAATCCGGCGCTCGCCGTGAAGCTCGCCCAGCTCGGCGTCGACTGGACGCCCGTGGCGGACACCGACTGCCTCGACGCGGCCGCCGTGCTGGCCCGGGCCCGGACGGCCGCCGCGGGCCAGACCGGCTGGGTGGTCCGTGACAGCGTCGTCCTATCCATGTTCGCCGCTCACAAGGAGGCCATGTACCAGGACCTCAAGGAGAACGAGGCGGCGATCCTCGCCAGCCCGCTCATCCGGGCGATCGGGCTGGGACCGGATTCGGGCCTCCCGGACGACGTCATCGGTTTTGATCCGCCCGCGATCGAGCGGATCGACGAGGTCCAGCTGCCCGAGCGGACCCCGCTGGTCCTGGACGCCGACGCCTCGCAGCGCCAGTGCATCGCGGCCGCCATGGCGAACCGGTCGTTCGTGATGAGCGGCCCGCCCGGTACCGGCAAGAGCCAGACGATCACCAACATGATCGCGGCCCTGATGCACTCCGGCCGCACCGTCCTGTTCGTCAGTGAGAAGGCCGCGGCCCTGGACGTCGTACGCAACCGGCTGACCGACGTCGGCCTCGGGGACTTCGTCCTGGCCCTGCACAGCAGCGACACCAGCAAGAAGGCCGTGGCCCAAGAACTGGACCGTGCGCTGACGACCGAAGTGCGGGCCTCCGGGGCAGCCGAACACGAGCTCGACGAGGCCAGGCGGCTGCGCGAGGAACTGTCCGCCTACGCCGCCGCGATGAACGAGGAGCGGCAGCCGCTCGGCCGGACGCTGCACGACGTGTTGGGCCGGCTCGCACTGCTCGGCCAGCAGGAGGTTCCGCAGCTGACGCTCACCTCCGGGGTGGCCGCCGTCACCGACACGCTCAGCGCCGCCGCACTGCACGAGGTGCTCGCGGCCGCCCGCTCGGTCGCCCGGTCCTGGCGGCCCGTCGCGGAAGGCGACTCCTTCGCCTGGTGGGGGCTGCGTGACCCCGAGGCGACGGGAGGAGGCTCGGCGACCACGGCGCTCGCCGCTGCCGACGATGCCCTGCAGTCGCTCCGGGCGGCCGCGGAGCACAGGCCCCTCGCTGCCGACACACCCCTTCCCAAGACGGTCCGGGACGTCCGGCGGATCGCGGACGGCCTCCGCGCGGGGCTGCCCGTACGCACCTCGGGCTCGACGAACGCTCCGTTCGAGGACCACTCGCCCGTCATCGCACAGCTCGCCGAGGGCTTCGGCCTGGGTGCACCGCGGGACATCGGGTCCCTGCTCGCGCTGTTCGAGCTCATCGACCTGGAGGGTGCCGAGCACCGGCCCCTGCCGCACTGGTTCGACGCGGCGAACCTGCGTCAGGCGCAGGCCGCGGCGGAGCAGCTCAAGGCGGCTCTCGACGAGGAGGACGTGGCGCGCGGCGCGGCGCAGGACGTGTTCGGACCCCAGGTCCTGACCTACGGGGCCCTCGCCGATCTGGTGCGCCGGTTCGCCGAGGACCACCACGGGCTCACCGCCCGCTTCAAGGGGCAGTACCGGGCAGACCGGGAGGCGGCGACCGCCCTCACGGTGACCGGGGCCTGGGACAAGCGCCTGCCCGGCAGACTGGCAGAGGCGCTCGCCTGGCAGCAGGCACGTGACCGGGTGCTGCTGCTGACCGAGGAGCACCGGGAGCTGCTGGGCCCCTACCTGCCCGGTGGCGCCGACGGATTCGCGGCGCTCGACGAGGCTCTGGCCAACGCCGCCCGGATCGCGGAGCTCACCGCGGAAAGCAACGAACGCGGCGCCGTGTCCGACCGCCTCGCGCACGGAGCGGACACGGAGCACGGATACGCCGGGCTACAGGTCCAGGCCGTCCGCGGTGCCCTCGCCGACTGGTGCGATGCCGTGGACCTGCGCGCAGCACGGTGGACCGAGACTTCGGCGCGGCTCGCCGCGATGTTCGAGGACGGGCGCCGGCTGAAGCTGTTGCCGGCCCTGGGCGGCACGTTGGAGGAGGCCGCCCGCGCCCTCGCCGTCCTGGCGGCGGATCCGTCGGGCCCGGGGGAATGGCAGACGTACCGCAGTGCACTCTCGGTGCTGAGGGGCCGCGGGCTCGACGACCTCGTCTCCCGGGCCGCGGAGCGGGGCATCGACGCGGAGGACTTCCCCCCGGTCGTGGAGCGCGCCCTGCTCCAGCTCTGGGCCGACACGCTGCTCGCCGCCGACGGCAGGCTGCGTACGGCGCGTGCCGCGGAGCTCGACGCCCGGGTACGGAGCTTCCGCGAGGCCGACCGGATGCTGGTGGCCGCGGCGAGCGGCGCCGTCATCGCGTCGTGCAACAGCCGCAAGCCCAAGGCCTTTGGTGCGGGCGGGGCCTCGCTGATCCGCCGTGAGGCGGAGAAGAAGACCCGCCACCTGGCCGTGCGGGAACTCCTCGGCAAGGCACGGGAGGTGGTCCAGGCGGTCAAGCCCTGTTTCATGATGAACCCGCTCTCGGTGAGCCAGTACCTGCCGGCCGACTACCGCTTCGACGTGGTGATCTTCGATGAGGCTTCGCAGGTCAGGCCCGGTGACGCGGTCAACTGCGTGTACCGGGGCCGCTCCTTGGTCGTCGCCGGCGACGAGAAGCAGCTGCCGCCCACCTCGTTCTTCGACTCGGCCGTCGGCGACGAGGGCGATGAGTACGACGAGGAACTGCCGGACGCCTTCGAATCGCTGCTCCATGCGTGCAAGGCGGGCGCGATGCGCGAGCTTGCGCTGCGCTGGCACTATCGGAGCCGCCACGAGGACCTGATCGCCTTCAGCAACCGGTCCTTCTACGGCAACAGCATGGTGACCTTCCCGGGGGCGCTGGAACGCGGCCCCGACATCGGCGTGGAGTTCTTCAAGGCGGACGGCTGCTACGACAGGGGCGGGCGCCGGGACAACCGGCGTGAGGCGGAGGCCGTGGCGCAGCGCGTGCTGCACCACTTCGACACCCGGCCGGGCCGCAGCCTCGGTGTGGTGGCGCTCTCCCAGGCCCAGGCGACCGCGATCGACGAATGCGTGCAGCAGGCCCGGCTGGCCCGCCCGGACCTCGATCACTGCTTCACCGAGGACCGCCTCGACGGATTCTTCGTGAAGAACCTTGAGTCGGTCCAGGGCGACGAGCGGGACGTCATGATCATGTCGCTCGGTTACGGGCCGGACGAGCGGGGGGTGCTGGGGCTCAACTTCGGCCCCATCAACAAGGAAGGCGGCTGGCGACGACTCAACGTCGCCGTCACCCGCGCCCGGTTCCGCGTGGAGGTGGTCGCCTCGTTCCACGGATCCCAGCTCAAGGACGGCCCCAACGAGAGCGTGCAGCACCTCAAGCGCTACCTCGAATACGCGGAGAACGGGCCCGCGGTCCTCGCCAGGGACACCGTGGTGGCGGACGCCGAGCCGGACAGCCCTTTCGAGGAGTCGGTGCTGGCGGTGCTGCGCGACTGGGGGTACGAGGTGCAGCCGCAGGTGGGCGTCGCGGGCTACCGGATCGACCTGGGCCTGCGGCACCCGGCGGCGCAGGGCTCGTTCGCGCTCGGCATCGAGTGCGACGGGGCGATGTACCACTCGTCACGTGCGGCCCGCGACCGCGACCGGCTGCGCCAGCAGGTACTGGAAGGCCTCGGCTGGACCCTGCACCGGATCTGGGGCACCGACTGGTACCGCAACCGTCCGGAGGCGGAGCGCAGGCTGAAGGAAGCGGTCGATGCGGCGGTGGCGATCGACCCCTTCGCACGACCGGAGGCGGTTCGGGTACCTCAGGGCGGCACCCTCGGCGCGGAGGCGACGCCCGCGGTGACGGCGCCCGCGGAGACGCGAATCCCGGTACCCCGACCGGAGCCGGAGCGGATCTTCTTGGTGGACCGGGCGCCGGTGCGCGACTGGAGCACGCGGTACGTGCTCGCGGAGGTCCGCGTGGACGCCTGGGCGGTTCCGGAGTTTCACACGCCGGAAGCGCGTCCCGTACTGCGGAGGGTGCTGGCGCAGATCATCGAGGTGGAGGGGCCCATCCATCAGGACCTCCTGGTCCAGCGTGCGCGGGAGGCCTGGGGGCTCGGCAAGTCGGGCAGGCGGATGGTGGAGAACGCCCAGCAGGTGCTGGAGGCCCTGGTACGTGCCGGGATCGCGGAGTACGAGAGCGGCTTCGCGGACGTCGTCGGTCGGCAGCTGCGGGGTGCCCGCACACCGCTGGACGACCAACCGCGCAAGATCGCCCATGTTTCACCGGCCGAGCGGCAGCTGGCGATGAGGGAGCTGGCCCTGGAATGCCCGGGGATGACCACGGAGGAACTGCTCCAGCAGACTCGGGAGCTCTTCGGCTGGAAGCGCATGGGGTCCGACATCCGCAGCGCGCTCGAAGCGGACGTCAGGGACCTCCTCACCGGCGGCGGGCTCACGGGGACGCCGGACCGGCTGGTCGCTACGCGCTGA
- a CDS encoding chaplin, translating into MVAGGGLAVAGVGGFAHADADASGGAERSPGLLSGNLVQLPVNLPVNACGNTVNVVGLLNPAAGNRCSNASSGGGGGRQSGASSTHSSKPAGANGGGAHAQGSGKDSPGVLSGNGLQLPVDLPLNVSGNSVNVVGIGNPSLGNTSVNGEQPTGGKPVQPPVVEKPVTPVVPAVPTKPVTQVTRVTPPEAPRHEALAHTGADGVGYLVPGAGALLLGGVLLYRRFRLN; encoded by the coding sequence GTGGTTGCGGGAGGCGGACTGGCGGTCGCGGGTGTGGGCGGGTTCGCCCACGCCGACGCGGACGCGAGTGGCGGGGCGGAGCGCTCGCCGGGACTGCTGTCCGGAAACCTCGTGCAACTGCCGGTGAACCTCCCGGTGAACGCGTGCGGGAACACCGTGAACGTGGTCGGCCTGCTCAACCCGGCCGCCGGGAACCGCTGTAGCAACGCGTCGTCGGGGGGCGGTGGTGGCCGGCAGTCCGGCGCCAGCTCGACGCATTCTTCGAAACCGGCAGGCGCCAACGGGGGCGGGGCGCACGCCCAGGGAAGCGGAAAGGATTCTCCCGGAGTGCTCTCCGGCAACGGGCTCCAGCTTCCGGTCGACCTCCCGCTGAACGTCAGCGGCAACTCCGTGAACGTGGTCGGCATCGGCAACCCCTCGCTGGGCAACACGTCCGTCAACGGCGAGCAGCCCACGGGCGGCAAGCCCGTCCAGCCGCCCGTCGTCGAGAAGCCGGTGACCCCGGTCGTCCCGGCCGTGCCCACCAAGCCGGTCACGCAGGTCACGCGGGTCACCCCGCCCGAGGCCCCGCGGCACGAGGCTCTCGCCCACACCGGGGCCGATGGCGTCGGATACCTGGTCCCCGGCGCGGGCGCGCTCCTCCTCGGCGGAGTACTCCTCTACCGCCGCTTCCGCCTCAACTGA
- a CDS encoding DUF2293 domain-containing protein: MSLVVFESLKQIHCADCRQGPLRHLVRESGVPRCLDCTDLGHLVYLPRGDTALTRRSREASSLCAVVVRFNKRRHRYERLGLLVEEAALARAERACLADSEARARRRERDRRRRSAEDIRFTAAFAAEIVRLFPGCPADRAVAIATHASVRGSGRVGRTAAGRALNELAVSVAVRAAVRHTDTEYDALLMAGVHRFAARARLAPRIDAILDGWRTPPPGPAAPPDPDLSA, translated from the coding sequence ATGAGCCTGGTGGTTTTTGAGTCGCTGAAGCAGATCCACTGCGCCGACTGCCGGCAGGGCCCACTCCGGCACCTCGTCCGCGAGTCCGGTGTACCCCGCTGCCTGGACTGCACGGATCTCGGCCATCTCGTCTATCTCCCGCGGGGGGACACGGCGCTCACCCGCCGCTCCCGCGAGGCCAGTTCGCTCTGCGCCGTCGTCGTGCGCTTCAACAAGCGCCGGCACCGCTACGAGCGCCTGGGCCTCCTCGTCGAGGAGGCCGCGCTGGCGCGCGCGGAGCGCGCCTGCCTCGCGGACTCCGAGGCGCGGGCGCGCCGCCGGGAGCGCGACCGGCGGCGGCGTTCGGCCGAGGACATCCGCTTCACTGCGGCCTTCGCCGCCGAGATCGTACGGCTGTTCCCCGGTTGTCCGGCCGACCGGGCCGTGGCGATCGCCACCCACGCCTCGGTGCGCGGCAGCGGCCGGGTGGGCCGCACCGCGGCCGGCCGCGCCCTCAACGAACTGGCGGTGTCCGTCGCGGTCCGGGCGGCGGTGCGGCACACCGACACCGAGTACGACGCCCTGCTGATGGCGGGTGTCCACCGGTTCGCGGCCCGGGCCCGGCTGGCCCCGCGGATCGACGCCATCCTGGACGGGTGGCGTACGCCGCCCCCGGGGCCCGCGGCCCCGCCGGATCCGGACCTGTCGGCCTGA
- a CDS encoding cupin domain-containing protein, giving the protein MGGQLKMTARPGGASVATAATGREIVIPPGGCTGWHFHRVRLEAVVIAGTLTRVLHDRTVVVHTTGTTFVEPAGIGHLHLGHNLGTEPVVLHVTPALPVGVPFAIPTPAPAGATQAACRSHKPTYFSADPVEAP; this is encoded by the coding sequence ATGGGTGGGCAGCTGAAGATGACGGCACGTCCGGGCGGAGCAAGCGTCGCCACGGCCGCGACTGGCCGGGAGATAGTCATACCGCCGGGCGGCTGCACCGGCTGGCACTTCCACCGGGTCAGACTCGAGGCGGTGGTCATAGCCGGGACCCTGACCCGGGTCCTGCACGACCGCACCGTCGTGGTGCACACGACCGGGACCACCTTCGTGGAGCCCGCGGGCATAGGCCACCTCCACCTGGGCCACAACCTCGGCACCGAGCCGGTCGTGCTCCACGTCACGCCCGCGCTCCCGGTGGGGGTTCCCTTCGCGATACCCACCCCGGCACCGGCCGGTGCCACGCAGGCGGCCTGTCGCTCACACAAGCCGACGTATTTCTCCGCGGACCCGGTAGAAGCCCCCTGA
- a CDS encoding WGR domain-containing protein, producing the protein MARETTYLELSQDDGAAHKFYEVTVDGASVSVRYGRIGADGQLQTSGFPSAEKARAAAAKKIGEKVRKGYAPAVQGQRAARSVTRRQVASAPSTARAVAPVLWRFRTGSSAFGIHVDEDRCWVGNQAGDVYTLSHGGEVLARYSLPDGVKCLVADEFWIYAGCDDGTVYDLSSKVPFGAYAIAADVDIYWLDIHEGVLNVSDANGGLTVIDHEDEHQWSRKSGGTGAWMVRADERAVFHGHSGGVTAYAADGSGQLWHTKTPGGVLFGWQEEQAVYAGTARNTVQRLSKATGAVEASYACDAAVYSCATSPDGRHVFAGDSSSSVYCFDADGRRLWKLGTGGGSALSMQYLDGRLYLVTTDGSLVCVDATEQAIAAAQQGSVPAPMDVKSAAALPVFTPAASASAVATVSMASVAASPAGGVVVECVQQGGRMRVQVVSEGFESSWNVQFPRGIREPGARYVVEGLHAASGGFYRVRGEIRRLV; encoded by the coding sequence ATGGCTCGGGAGACGACGTATCTGGAGCTGTCGCAGGACGACGGCGCGGCACACAAGTTCTACGAGGTGACGGTCGACGGCGCGTCCGTGTCCGTGCGGTACGGGCGCATCGGCGCGGACGGCCAGCTGCAGACCTCCGGTTTCCCGAGCGCCGAGAAGGCCCGCGCGGCCGCTGCGAAGAAGATCGGGGAGAAGGTGCGCAAGGGGTACGCCCCGGCCGTGCAGGGGCAGCGCGCCGCCCGGTCGGTGACCCGCCGCCAGGTGGCCTCGGCGCCCTCGACGGCGCGCGCGGTGGCTCCGGTGCTGTGGCGCTTCCGGACCGGTTCGTCGGCCTTCGGCATCCATGTGGACGAGGACCGCTGCTGGGTGGGCAACCAGGCGGGCGACGTGTACACGCTGAGCCACGGCGGTGAGGTGCTCGCCCGGTATTCGCTTCCGGACGGGGTGAAGTGCCTGGTGGCGGACGAGTTCTGGATATACGCGGGCTGTGACGACGGCACGGTGTACGACCTGTCGTCGAAGGTGCCCTTCGGGGCCTACGCGATCGCGGCGGACGTGGACATCTACTGGCTCGACATCCACGAGGGCGTGCTCAACGTCTCCGATGCGAACGGCGGCCTGACCGTCATCGACCACGAGGACGAGCACCAGTGGTCGCGGAAGTCCGGCGGGACGGGCGCCTGGATGGTCCGGGCGGACGAGCGGGCGGTCTTCCACGGGCACAGCGGTGGTGTGACGGCGTACGCGGCCGACGGCAGCGGGCAGTTGTGGCACACCAAGACCCCCGGCGGGGTGCTGTTCGGCTGGCAGGAGGAGCAGGCGGTGTACGCGGGTACGGCCCGCAACACGGTGCAGCGGCTCTCGAAGGCGACGGGGGCGGTGGAGGCCTCCTACGCGTGCGACGCCGCGGTGTACTCGTGTGCGACCTCGCCCGACGGGCGGCACGTCTTCGCCGGCGACTCCTCCTCCTCGGTCTACTGCTTCGACGCCGACGGCCGACGGCTGTGGAAGCTGGGGACGGGCGGCGGGTCGGCGCTGTCCATGCAGTACCTGGACGGGCGGCTGTACCTCGTCACCACGGACGGGTCGCTGGTCTGCGTGGACGCGACCGAGCAGGCGATCGCGGCGGCCCAGCAGGGCTCGGTGCCCGCGCCCATGGACGTGAAGTCGGCGGCGGCGCTCCCGGTGTTCACCCCGGCCGCGTCGGCCTCGGCGGTGGCGACGGTTTCGATGGCCTCGGTGGCCGCTTCACCGGCTGGCGGTGTGGTGGTGGAGTGCGTCCAGCAGGGCGGCCGGATGCGGGTGCAGGTGGTGTCGGAGGGCTTTGAGTCCTCCTGGAACGTCCAGTTCCCGCGCGGGATACGGGAGCCCGGCGCCCGGTACGTGGTCGAGGGGCTGCACGCCGCCTCAGGGGGCTTCTACCGGGTCCGCGGAGAAATACGTCGGCTTGTGTGA
- a CDS encoding uridine kinase — protein sequence MQWEAITWQRMAERLAGHLDDPGRAPAPGSWQRVGIDGAPAAGTGVLAGELAEALRLRGHPSLVVPADGFLRPASLRFEFGRQDVDSYLGAWYDTAALWREVFGPTDPGGSGRVLPDLWDPVTDRATRSPYVTLPPGGVLLVHGPLLLGHWFPFDLSVHIRLSAGALARRTEESARWTLPAFARYEADTDPGSAADAAVRADDPRHPAWTGIRSR from the coding sequence GTGCAGTGGGAAGCGATCACATGGCAGCGGATGGCCGAGCGGCTCGCCGGTCACCTCGACGACCCCGGCCGGGCCCCCGCGCCGGGCAGTTGGCAGCGGGTGGGCATCGACGGCGCCCCCGCCGCCGGGACCGGCGTGCTCGCCGGCGAGCTCGCCGAAGCACTGCGCCTGCGCGGCCACCCGTCCCTGGTGGTGCCGGCCGACGGTTTCCTGCGACCGGCCTCCCTCCGCTTCGAGTTCGGCCGGCAGGACGTGGACTCCTACCTCGGCGCCTGGTACGACACGGCCGCGCTCTGGCGGGAGGTCTTCGGCCCGACCGACCCCGGCGGCAGCGGGCGGGTCCTCCCGGACCTCTGGGACCCGGTGACCGACCGGGCGACCCGCAGTCCCTACGTGACCCTCCCGCCCGGCGGCGTGCTGCTCGTACACGGCCCGCTGCTGCTGGGCCACTGGTTCCCCTTCGACCTGAGCGTCCACATCCGGCTCTCCGCCGGCGCGCTCGCCCGCCGCACCGAGGAATCCGCGCGCTGGACACTGCCCGCCTTCGCGCGCTACGAGGCCGACACCGACCCGGGGTCGGCCGCCGACGCGGCGGTCCGGGCCGACGACCCCCGCCACCCCGCCTGGACCGGCATCCGGAGCCGCTGA
- a CDS encoding carbohydrate kinase family protein: MTGPGALLVVGDVVTDVVAIHPEPLAPATDTAARIRTLPGGAGANAACWAARTGTAEVRLLARVGAESARWHERALVDAGVRPRLVVDAQEPTGTVIALVGKDAERTFLTDSGASLRLCPADWSPSLLDGAAHLHLSGYLFFADSSRELAVIALRAARTRGVQVSVDPASAGFLAALGPQRFLDAVAGVDVLLPNEDEARLLAGLPEPTGVARAAAELSRRVPLVVVTRGAAGALIAERGRVTAEVAAEPALAVDSTGAGDAFTGGFLAARLEGADPAGAARAGCRAAALAVTRPGGRP, translated from the coding sequence GTGACCGGGCCGGGGGCGCTGCTCGTCGTCGGGGACGTGGTGACGGACGTGGTGGCCATACATCCGGAGCCACTTGCTCCGGCCACCGACACGGCTGCCCGCATCCGGACCCTGCCGGGCGGGGCCGGGGCCAACGCGGCCTGCTGGGCGGCCCGTACGGGGACCGCCGAGGTACGGCTCCTGGCGCGGGTGGGCGCCGAGTCGGCGCGCTGGCACGAGCGGGCACTGGTGGACGCGGGGGTGCGGCCGAGGCTGGTGGTCGACGCGCAGGAGCCGACCGGGACGGTGATCGCGCTGGTCGGCAAGGACGCGGAGCGGACGTTCCTGACCGACAGCGGGGCCTCGCTGCGGCTGTGTCCGGCCGACTGGAGCCCCTCCCTGCTGGACGGGGCGGCCCATCTCCACCTGTCCGGTTACCTGTTCTTCGCCGACAGCAGCCGGGAGCTGGCCGTGATCGCGCTGCGGGCGGCCCGGACCCGGGGGGTGCAGGTGAGCGTGGACCCCGCCTCGGCCGGATTCCTGGCGGCGCTGGGGCCGCAGCGCTTCCTGGACGCCGTGGCGGGGGTGGACGTGCTGCTGCCGAACGAGGACGAGGCCCGACTGCTGGCCGGATTGCCGGAGCCGACGGGGGTGGCCCGGGCGGCCGCGGAGCTCAGCCGGCGGGTGCCGCTGGTGGTGGTGACCCGCGGCGCGGCCGGGGCGCTGATCGCCGAACGCGGCCGGGTCACCGCAGAGGTCGCGGCGGAGCCGGCCCTGGCGGTGGACTCCACGGGCGCCGGCGACGCCTTCACCGGGGGCTTCCTCGCGGCCCGGCTGGAGGGCGCGGACCCGGCCGGGGCCGCCCGTGCCGGATGCCGGGCGGCGGCCCTGGCGGTGACCCGGCCGGGCGGTCGGCCGTAG
- a CDS encoding pseudouridine-5'-phosphate glycosidase, producing MSQHRASEIPVLSAEVREALARGRPVVALESTIIAHGLPRPRNLAVGLELEALVRAEGAVPATIAVLEGVAHAGLDKAQLERIAGGEGVRKLGHRDLAPALATGATGATTVSATAFLAARAGLRVFATGGLGGVHREWAQTQDESADLALLARTRITVVCAGVKSILDVPGTLQRLETLGVGVLGYGTDRFPGFYLADSGEPVDWTVHGPEEVAAVMAAQDALGGADSALLVANPVAREEQLDPELHDRVLAQALAECHERGITGQAVTPFLLGFLARATAGASLEANLAAVRGNVRLGARIAGAWAARA from the coding sequence ATGTCACAGCACAGAGCATCTGAGATCCCGGTCCTGTCGGCAGAGGTACGCGAGGCGCTGGCCCGGGGTAGGCCCGTGGTGGCCCTGGAGTCGACGATCATCGCGCACGGTCTGCCCCGCCCCCGCAACCTGGCGGTGGGCCTCGAACTGGAGGCCCTGGTGCGCGCGGAAGGCGCGGTTCCGGCGACGATCGCGGTCCTGGAAGGGGTGGCGCACGCGGGCCTGGACAAGGCGCAGCTGGAGCGGATCGCGGGCGGCGAGGGCGTGCGCAAGCTCGGCCACCGGGATCTGGCTCCCGCGCTGGCGACGGGGGCGACCGGTGCGACGACGGTGTCCGCGACGGCCTTCCTCGCCGCCCGGGCGGGCCTGCGGGTCTTCGCGACAGGCGGGCTGGGCGGCGTGCACCGGGAGTGGGCGCAGACGCAGGACGAGTCGGCGGACCTGGCGCTGCTGGCGCGGACGCGGATCACCGTGGTGTGCGCGGGGGTGAAGTCGATCCTGGACGTGCCGGGCACGTTGCAGCGGCTGGAGACGCTGGGGGTGGGGGTGCTCGGCTACGGAACGGACCGCTTCCCCGGGTTCTATCTGGCCGACTCCGGCGAGCCGGTGGACTGGACGGTGCACGGGCCCGAGGAGGTCGCCGCGGTGATGGCCGCTCAGGACGCGCTGGGCGGTGCGGATTCGGCGCTGCTGGTGGCCAATCCGGTGGCGCGGGAGGAGCAGCTGGATCCCGAGCTGCACGACCGGGTACTGGCGCAGGCGCTCGCCGAGTGCCACGAGCGCGGGATCACGGGTCAGGCGGTGACGCCGTTCCTGCTGGGGTTCTTGGCACGGGCGACGGCCGGGGCCTCGCTGGAGGCGAACCTGGCGGCGGTGCGCGGCAACGTGCGGCTCGGTGCCCGGATCGCGGGGGCCTGGGCGGCACGGGCGTGA